TCTTTCGAAAAGCATCCAAGGGTTGCTCTGGGACTCCGAGTTCCCGACGAACAGCCTCAAGCAATGGCGTTACATCAGTATTGAAAGCGGTCATGAGGACCTCCTCCGCACCCACTACATCACCCGCAGCTTGATACTCCTCCAACTGCCGCTGGTTTACCAATAAAGCTTTGGCATAGGCGGTCTGTAGGTTCTGGACCGACTGAATCATCGCTTGCATCTTCGGCTTGATATTATGACTTTGGTCAATCATATATGCGATCTCGAGCCCACCATCTGGATCAGTCTCGGCTTTGGCAAGTTCATTATAGATTAGGAACAGTTCATAGGGATTAATGGAGCCCGAGGTAAGATCATCATCGGCATATTTCTTATTGTTAAAATGAAAACCACCTAGTTTACCCTCATCAATCAAGTACGCCACGATATGCTCAATATTCGTACCCAAAGCATGGTGGCCAAGATCCACTAAGGTCTTTGCTTTGGGGCCTAATCTCTTCGCTAAATTCGTCGCCATACCCCAATCAGCCAGGTCCGTATGATAGAAGCCTGGTTCAAACATCTTATATTCAATCAACATCACCATGTCGTCGTCTAGGGCCCCATACACCTTGGCAAAGGCCTCTTCCATCCACCTCTTGCGCCGACGAAAATCCCCTTGCCCCGGATAGTTGGTACCATCGGCCAGCCACATGCTCAGCACCTTAGAACCGGTCCGCTTCATGATCTCGACACATTCTAACATATGATCCGTGGCCTTTTCCCGGATCTGCCCATTGACGTTGGTCACACTACCCAACTTATATTCAGGCTCCTGGAACACATTGGGATTAATACTGCCGATTCTTACTCCTTGTTCTTCGGCGTAATTCCTCAACTCCTCCCAGTTGTCTACCATGTCCCAGGGAATGTGTAGTGCCACAGTGGGAGTAATCCCGGTATACTTGTGTACCTCGGCGGCATCGGCTGTCTTCTCCCACACAGTCCTGGCCGCTGCAGCCTGTTTGAAGACATAGAACCTTGTTCCCCCATCACCATAGGCCCAAGAGGGGGTCTCAAGTTTCTGCTCCTTCAGCCTCTCCTTTACATCATCCACATTGATTCCACGATCGGCTAAGCAATCGCCCAGTCGATTGTATTCTTGCACAATCATCACCTCGTCCTCATTCTACAGCATCCACTATTGCCATGATCAACGTCTGAATGGGAGCCTTTTCTAGACTAAACACCTCTGAAGCCACTCCCGGGACTCCCCCCGCCAACACAAGGTCGCCCGGGCCCGCTCCGACATAATCAACTGCTAGTTCATACTCACCAGTCTCATTTCCTTCAGCATCTACCTGTTTCAACAGGTAGAACTTCTTCCCGGCATAGGCTTCGTGCTTATATGTACATACTATCGGCTGGATAACCCGAGCTAAGATCACAAGGTAACCCCCTAGCTAAGCCATGAGCTCTTTCCTACAGTCTTCATCAACCAAACCTACAATACTCGCATCAACAGGACACAGTTCCTG
This sequence is a window from Limnochordia bacterium. Protein-coding genes within it:
- a CDS encoding EutN/CcmL family microcompartment protein, giving the protein MILARVIQPIVCTYKHEAYAGKKFYLLKQVDAEGNETGEYELAVDYVGAGPGDLVLAGGVPGVASEVFSLEKAPIQTLIMAIVDAVE
- the rhaI gene encoding L-rhamnose isomerase translates to MIVQEYNRLGDCLADRGINVDDVKERLKEQKLETPSWAYGDGGTRFYVFKQAAAARTVWEKTADAAEVHKYTGITPTVALHIPWDMVDNWEELRNYAEEQGVRIGSINPNVFQEPEYKLGSVTNVNGQIREKATDHMLECVEIMKRTGSKVLSMWLADGTNYPGQGDFRRRKRWMEEAFAKVYGALDDDMVMLIEYKMFEPGFYHTDLADWGMATNLAKRLGPKAKTLVDLGHHALGTNIEHIVAYLIDEGKLGGFHFNNKKYADDDLTSGSINPYELFLIYNELAKAETDPDGGLEIAYMIDQSHNIKPKMQAMIQSVQNLQTAYAKALLVNQRQLEEYQAAGDVVGAEEVLMTAFNTDVTPLLEAVRRELGVPEQPLDAFRKSGYEERVAKERSK